Proteins from a genomic interval of Microtus ochrogaster isolate Prairie Vole_2 chromosome 24, MicOch1.0, whole genome shotgun sequence:
- the Dtx3 gene encoding probable E3 ubiquitin-protein ligase DTX3 isoform X1, translated as MPILSSSGSKMAACGGTCKNKVTVSKPVWDFLSKETPARLARLREEHRVSILIDGETSDIYVLQLSPQGPPPAPPNGLYLARKALKGLLKEAEKELKKAQRQGELMGCLALGGGGEHPELHRPGPPPLRAAPLLPPGARGLPPPPPPLPPPLPPRLREEAEEQESTCPICLGEIQNAKTLEKCRHSFCEGCITRALQVKKACPMCGRFYGQLVGNQPQNGRMLVSKDATLLLPSYEKYGTIVIQYVFPPGVQGAEHPNPGVRYPGTTRVAYLPDCPEGNKVLTLFRKAFDQRLTFTIGTSMTTGRPNVITWNDIHHKTSCTGGPQLFGYPDPTYLTRVQEELRAKGITDD; from the exons ATGCCAATTCTAAGCTCTTCCGGATCAAA AATGGCAGCCTGTGGAGGCACCTGCAAGAACAAAGTGACTGTCTCCAAGCCTGTGTGGGACTTCCTGAGCAAGGAGACCCCAGCCCGGCTGGCCCGGCTTCGGGAGGAGCACCGAGTGTCCATCCTCATAGATGGCGAGACTTCTGACATCTACGTGCTCCAGCTTTCCCCACAGGGtcctcccccagcccctcccaaTGGGCTCTACCTGGCCCGGAAGGCTCTCAAGGGGCTACTGAAAGAGGCCGAGAAAGAGCTGAAGAAAgctcagaggcagggggagctcaTGGGCTGCCTGGCTTTGGGGGGTGGTGGGGAGCACCCTGAGCTGCACCGCCCAGGTCCACCTCCTCTTCGAGCAGCCCCACTCCTGCCCCCAGGAGCAAGAGggctcccccctcctcctcctcccctgccccctccacttcctcctcgtCTTCGGGAGGAGGCTGAAGAACAGGAAAGCACCTGCCCCATCTGCCTGGGGGAGATCCAGAATGCCAAGACATTGGAGAAGTGCCGGCACTCTTTCTGTGAGGGCTGCATCACGCGGGCCCTGCAGGTGAAAAAAGCCTGCCCCATGTGTGGCCGATTCTATGGGCAGCTGGTGGGCAACCAGCCCCAGAATGGGCGGATGCTGGTCTCCAAGGATGCCACCCTCCTGCTACCCAGCTATGAGAAGTACGGCACCATTGTCATCCAGTATGTCTTCCCGCCCGGTGTCCAGGGG gcTGAACACCCGAACCCAGGAGTTCGGTATCCTGGTACCACACGGGTGGCCTACCTCCCGGACTGCCCCGAGGGCAACAAGGTGCTGACCCTGTTCCGAAAGGCATTTGACCAGCGTCTCACCTTCACTATCGGGACATCCATGACTACAGGGAGACCCAATGTCATCACTTGGAACGACATCCACCATAAGACCAGCTGCACAGGGGGACCCCAGCT GTTTGGGTATCCGGATCCCACCTACCTGACCAGGGTGCAAGAGGAACTGAGAGCCAAGGGTATCACAGATGACTGA
- the Dtx3 gene encoding probable E3 ubiquitin-protein ligase DTX3 isoform X2: protein MSFVLSRMAACGGTCKNKVTVSKPVWDFLSKETPARLARLREEHRVSILIDGETSDIYVLQLSPQGPPPAPPNGLYLARKALKGLLKEAEKELKKAQRQGELMGCLALGGGGEHPELHRPGPPPLRAAPLLPPGARGLPPPPPPLPPPLPPRLREEAEEQESTCPICLGEIQNAKTLEKCRHSFCEGCITRALQVKKACPMCGRFYGQLVGNQPQNGRMLVSKDATLLLPSYEKYGTIVIQYVFPPGVQGAEHPNPGVRYPGTTRVAYLPDCPEGNKVLTLFRKAFDQRLTFTIGTSMTTGRPNVITWNDIHHKTSCTGGPQLFGYPDPTYLTRVQEELRAKGITDD from the exons A TGTCGTTCGTCCTGTCCAGAATGGCAGCCTGTGGAGGCACCTGCAAGAACAAAGTGACTGTCTCCAAGCCTGTGTGGGACTTCCTGAGCAAGGAGACCCCAGCCCGGCTGGCCCGGCTTCGGGAGGAGCACCGAGTGTCCATCCTCATAGATGGCGAGACTTCTGACATCTACGTGCTCCAGCTTTCCCCACAGGGtcctcccccagcccctcccaaTGGGCTCTACCTGGCCCGGAAGGCTCTCAAGGGGCTACTGAAAGAGGCCGAGAAAGAGCTGAAGAAAgctcagaggcagggggagctcaTGGGCTGCCTGGCTTTGGGGGGTGGTGGGGAGCACCCTGAGCTGCACCGCCCAGGTCCACCTCCTCTTCGAGCAGCCCCACTCCTGCCCCCAGGAGCAAGAGggctcccccctcctcctcctcccctgccccctccacttcctcctcgtCTTCGGGAGGAGGCTGAAGAACAGGAAAGCACCTGCCCCATCTGCCTGGGGGAGATCCAGAATGCCAAGACATTGGAGAAGTGCCGGCACTCTTTCTGTGAGGGCTGCATCACGCGGGCCCTGCAGGTGAAAAAAGCCTGCCCCATGTGTGGCCGATTCTATGGGCAGCTGGTGGGCAACCAGCCCCAGAATGGGCGGATGCTGGTCTCCAAGGATGCCACCCTCCTGCTACCCAGCTATGAGAAGTACGGCACCATTGTCATCCAGTATGTCTTCCCGCCCGGTGTCCAGGGG gcTGAACACCCGAACCCAGGAGTTCGGTATCCTGGTACCACACGGGTGGCCTACCTCCCGGACTGCCCCGAGGGCAACAAGGTGCTGACCCTGTTCCGAAAGGCATTTGACCAGCGTCTCACCTTCACTATCGGGACATCCATGACTACAGGGAGACCCAATGTCATCACTTGGAACGACATCCACCATAAGACCAGCTGCACAGGGGGACCCCAGCT GTTTGGGTATCCGGATCCCACCTACCTGACCAGGGTGCAAGAGGAACTGAGAGCCAAGGGTATCACAGATGACTGA